A genome region from Mixophyes fleayi isolate aMixFle1 unplaced genomic scaffold, aMixFle1.hap1 Scaffold_243, whole genome shotgun sequence includes the following:
- the LOC142124259 gene encoding histone H2A type 1-like has protein sequence MSGRGKQGGKTRAKAKTRSSRAGLQFPVGRVHRLLRKGNYAERVGAGAPVYLAAVLEYLTAEILELAGNAARDNKKTRIIPRHLQLAVRNDEELNKLLGGVTIAQGGVLPNIQAVLLPKKTESHKAAKSK, from the coding sequence ATGTCTGGTAGAGGCAAACAAGGCGGAAAGACCCGGGCTAAGGCCAAGACTCGCTCATCTCGGGCTGGGCTTCAGTTTCCAGTTGGACGTGTTCACCGTCTTTTGAGAAAGGGTAATTATGCCGAGCGTGTGGGAGCCGGAGCTCCTGTCTATCTGGCCGCCGTGCTCGAGTACCTAACGGCTGAGATTCTGGAGTTGGCAGGAAATGCCgcccgtgataacaagaagacccgcatcatcccccgccacctgcaGCTGGCTGTGCGCAACGATGAAGAGCTAAACAAGCTGCTCGGTGGGGTGACGATCGCCCAGGGAGgcgtcctgcccaacatccaggccgtgctgctgcccaagaagaccgagagccacaaggcagctaagagcaagtga
- the LOC142124235 gene encoding histone H4: MSGRGKGGKGLGKGGAKRHRKVLRDNIQGITKPAIRRLARRGGVKRISGLIYEETRGVLKVFLENVIRDAVTYTEHAKRKTVTAMDVVYALKRQGRTLYGFGG; the protein is encoded by the coding sequence ATGTCTGGACGCGGTAAAGGAGGCAAGGGGCTCGGGAAAGGCGGTGCtaagaggcacaggaaggttcTCCGTGATAACATCCAGGGcatcactaaaccagctatccgtCGTTTAGCTCGTAGGGGAGGTGTGAAGCGCATCTCTGGGCTCATCTACGAGGAAACCCGCGGTGTCCTGAAGGTCTTCCTGGAGAATGTGATCCGTGATGCCGTCACTTACACAGAGCACGCAAAGAGAAAGACTGTCACAGCCATGGATGTCGTGTATGCCCTGAAACGTCAGGGTCGCACTCTGTACGGATTcggaggctaa
- the LOC142124234 gene encoding histone H4: MSGRGKGGKGLGKGGAKRHRKVLRDNIQGITKPAIRRLARRGGVKRISGLIYEETRGVLKVFLENVIRDAVTYTEHAKRKTVTAMDVVYALKRQGRTLYGFGG; encoded by the coding sequence ATGTCTGGACGCGGTAAAGGAGGCAAGGGGCTCGGGAAAGGCGGTGCTAAGAGGCACAGGAAGGTGCTCCGTGATAACATCCAGGGcatcactaaaccagctatccgtCGTTTAGCTCGTAGGGGAGGTGTGAAGCGCATCTCTGGGCTCATCTACGAGGAGACCCGCGGTGTCCTGAAGGTCTTCCTGGAGAATGTGATCCGTGATGCCGTCACTTACACAGAGCACGCAAAGAGAAAGACTGTCACAGCCATGGATGTCGTGTATGCCCTGAAACGTCAGGGTCGCACTCTGTACGGGTTTGGAGGTTAA
- the LOC142124240 gene encoding histone H4, with translation MSGRGKGGKGLGKGGAKRHRKVLRDNIQGITKPAIRRLARRGGVKRISGLIYEETRGVLKVFLENVIRDAVTYTEHAKRKTVTAMDVVYALKRQGRTLYGFGG, from the coding sequence ATGTCTGGACGCGGTAAAGGAGGCAAGGGGCTCGGGAAAGGCGGTGCtaagaggcacaggaaggttcTCCGTGATAACATCCAGGGcatcactaaaccagctatccgtCGTTTAGCTCGTAGGGGAGGTGTGAAGCGCATCTCTGGGCTCATCTACGAGGAAACCCGCGGTGTCTTGAAGGTCTTCCTGGAGAATGTGATCCGTGATGCCGTCACTTACACAGAGCACGCAAAGAGAAAGACTGTCACAGCCATGGATGTCGTGTATGCCCTGAAACGTCAGGGTCGCACTCTGTACGGATTcggaggctaa
- the LOC142124249 gene encoding histone H2B 1.1-like encodes MPDPAKSAPAAKKGSKKAVTKTQKKDGKKRRKTRKESYAIYVYKVLKQVHPDTGISSKAMGIMNSFVNDIFERIAGEASRLAHYNKRSTITSREIQTAVRLLLPGELAKHAVSEGTKAVTKYTSAK; translated from the coding sequence ATGCCTGATCCAGCAAAGTCTGCTCCTGCGGCCAAAAAGGGCTCCAAGAAAGCCGTgaccaagacccagaagaaagatgggaaAAAGCGTAGAAAGACCAGGAAGGAGAGTTATGCTATCTacgtgtacaaggtgctgaagcaggtccaccctgataccggcatctcctccaaggccatgggtatcatgaactcctttgttaatgacatttttgagCGCATCGCAGGAGAAGCCTCCcgcctggctcactacaacaagcgctccaccatcacctcccgGGAGATCCAGACCGCTGTGCGTCTACTGCTGCCCGGTGAACTGGCCAAGCACGCCGTGTCTGAGGGCACCAAGGCCGTCACCAAGTACACCAGCGCCAAGTAA
- the LOC142124241 gene encoding histone H2B 1.1-like: MPEPAKSAPAAKKGSKKAVTKTQKKDGKKRRKTRKESYAIYVYKVLKQVHPDTGISSKAMGIMNSFVNDIFERIAGEASRLAHYNKRSTITSREIQTAVRLLLPGELAKHAVSEGTKAVTKYTSAK, encoded by the coding sequence ATGCCTGAACCAGCCAAGTCTGCACCTGCGGCCAAAAAGGGCTCCAAGAAAGCCGTgaccaagacccagaagaaagatgggaagaagcgtagaaagaccaggaaggagagttatgctatctacgtgtacaaggtgctgaagcaggtccaccctgataccggcatctcctccaaggccatgggtatcatgaactcctttgttaatgacatttttgagCGCATCGCAGGCGAAGCCTCCcgcctggctcactacaacaagcgctccaccatcacctcccgGGAGATCCAGACCGCTGTGCGTCTACTGCTGCCCGGTGAGCTGGCAAAGCACGCCGTGTCTGAGGGCACCAAGGCCGTCACCAAGTACACCAGCGCCAAGTAA
- the LOC142124256 gene encoding histone H1.5-like, protein MSEPVPAAAPAAPAEAPAKSKRPKKAASAGSMKSSKASGPSVSEQIVKVAAASKERNGISLAAVKKALAAGGYDVEKNNSRLKLAIKSLVTKETLIQVKGSGASGSFKLNKKQLDSKDKAVKKAAVAKAKKVSKSPKKAPSASKSPKKAKKPAVAKKAAKSPKKPKVAVKSKKVAKSPAKKAAKPKVTKSPAKKAAKPKVAKKAAKPKVTKSPAKKAAKPKKTAPKKK, encoded by the coding sequence ATGTCTGAGCCAGTCCCAGCCGCAGCGCCTGCTGCTCCAGCAGAGGCCCCCGCCAAGAGTAAGCGGCCCAAGAAAGCAGCTTCAGCAGGATCCATGAAGAGCAGCAAAGCGTCCGGTCCCAGCGTGTCTGAGCAGATTGTAAAGGTGGCAGCTGCATCCAAGGAGCGTAATGGGATTTCCCTGGCCGCTGTGAAGAAAGCTCTGGCTGCCGGAGGATACGATGTGGAGAAGAACAACAGCCGCCTGAAGTTGGCGATCAAGAGCTTGGTGACCAAAGAAACCCTCATCCAGGTGAAAGGCAGCGGTGCCTCCGGCTCCTTTAAGCTGAACAAGAAACAGTTGGACAGCAAGGACAAGGCGGTGAAGAAGGCAGCAGTGGCCAAAGCCAAGAAAGTATCCAAGTCCCCCAAGAAGGCTCCGAGCGCATCCAAGAGCCCTAAAAAGGCGAAAAAACCGGCAGTTGCCAAGAAGGCTGCAAAAAGCCCAAAGAAGCCAAAAGTCGCTGTGAAATCCAAGAAGGTGGCCAAGAGCCCGGCCAAGAAGGCAGCGAAGCCTAAAGTGACCAAGAGCCCGGCCAAGAAGGCGGCTAAGCCTAAAGTGGCCAAGAAGGCAGCGAAGCCTAAAGTGaccaagagcccggctaagaaAGCAGCGAAGCCCAAGAAGACAGCTCCTAAGAAGAAGTAA
- the LOC142124251 gene encoding histone H2A type 1-like, protein MSGRGKQGGKTRAKAKTRSSRAGLQFPVGRVHRLLRKGNYAHRVGAGAPVYLAAVLEYLTAEILELAGNAARDNKKTRIIPRHLQLAVRNDEELNKLLGGVTIAQGGVLPNIQAVLLPKKTESHKAAKSK, encoded by the coding sequence ATGTCTGGTAGAGGCAAACAAGGCGGTAAGACCCGGGCAAAGGCCAAGACTCGCTCATCTCGGGCCGGTCTTCAGTTTCCTGTTGGCCGTGTTCACCGTCTTTTGAGGAAGGGGAACTATGCTCATCGTGTGGGAGCCGGAGCTCCTGTCTATCTGGCCGCCGTGCTCGAGTACCTGACGGCTGAGATTCTGGAGTTGGCTGGAAATGCCgcccgtgataacaagaagacccgtatcatcccccgccacctgcaGCTGGCTGTGCGCAACGACGAAGAGCTAAACAAGCTGCTCGGTGGGGTGACGATCGCCCAGGGAGgcgtcctgcccaacatccaggccgtgctgctgcccaagaagaccgagagccacaaggcagctaagagcaagtga
- the LOC142124243 gene encoding histone H2B 1.1-like, with amino-acid sequence MPDPAKSAPAAKKGSKKAVTKTQKKDGKKRRKTRKESYAIYVYKVLKQVHPDTGISSKAMGIMNSFVNDIFERIAGEASRLAHYNKRSTITSREIQTAVRLLLPGELAKHAVSEGTKAVTKYTSAK; translated from the coding sequence ATGCCTGATCCAGCAAAGTCTGCTCCTGCGGCCAAAAAGGGCTCCAAGAAAGCCGTgaccaagacccagaagaaagatgggaagaagcgtagaaagaccaggaaggagagttatgctatctacgtgtacaaggtgctgaagcaggtccaccctgataccggcatctcctccaaggccatgggtatcatgaactcctttgttaatgacatttttgagCGCATCGCAGGAGAAGCCTCCcgcctggctcactacaacaagcgctccaccatcacctcccgGGAGATCCAGACCGCTGTGCGTCTACTGCTGCCCGGTGAGCTGGCCAAGCACGCCGTGTCTGAGGGCACCAAGGCCGTCACCAAGTACACCAGCGCCAAGTAA
- the LOC142124257 gene encoding histone H3: MARTKQTARKSTGGKAPRKQLATKAARKSAPATGGVKKPHRYRPGTVALREIRRYQKSTELLIRKLPFQRLVREIAQDFKTDLRFQSSAVMALQEASEAYLVGLFEDTNLCAIHAKRVTIMPKDIQLARRIRGERA; encoded by the coding sequence ATGGCCAGGACCAAGCAGACCGCTCGTAAGTCCACCGGTGGGAAAGCTCCCCGCAAGCAGCTGGCAACTAAAGCCGCCCGGAAGAGCGCCCCAGCTACCGGTGGTGTGAAGAAACCTCACCGTTACCGGCCAGGCACCGTCGCTCTGAGGGAGATCCGCCGCTACCAGAAGTCCACTGAGCTGTTGATCCGCAAGCTGCCCTTCCAGCGCTTGGTGCGGGAGATCGCCCAGGACTTCAAGACCGACCTGCGCTTCCAGAGCTCGGCTGTCATGGCTCTGCAAGAGGCCAGCGAGGCTTATCTGGTGGGGCTCTTCGAGGACACCAACCTGTGCGCCATCCACGCTAAGAGGGTGACCATCATGCCCAAAGACATCCAGCTGGCCCGCAGGATCCGAGGGGAGAGGGCATAA